The following are encoded in a window of Plectropomus leopardus isolate mb unplaced genomic scaffold, YSFRI_Pleo_2.0 unplaced_scaffold13605, whole genome shotgun sequence genomic DNA:
- the LOC121964007 gene encoding rho-related GTP-binding protein RhoU-like translates to DELERLRPLCYKNADVFLLCYSVVRPCSFRSLIDRWVPEIRQHCPGAPLVLVGTQLDLREDVQVLIHLAQNQERPVCTEEGQQLAQELGVVSFAECSALTQKNLKDAFDSAILASIQQTDSCSVQQQRLTLRKRTPDKIKSLSETWWKKINCLMGERSCDFK, encoded by the coding sequence GACGAGCTGGAGCGCCTTCGTCCTCTGTGCTACAAAAACGCCGACGTCTTCCTCCTGTGCTACAGCGTGGTGCGCCCCTGCTCTTTCCGCAGCCTGATCGACAGGTGGGTCCCCGAGATCCGTCAGCACTGTCCCGGCGCGCCCCTCGTCCTGGTTGGCACCCAGCTGGACCTGAGGGAGGACGTCCAGGTGCTGATTCACCTGGCGCAGAACCAGGAGCGGCCGGTGTGCACCGAGGAGGGCCAGCAGCTCGCGCAGGAGCTCGGGGTGGTGAGCTTCGCCGAGTGCTCGGCGCTGACCCAGAAGAACCTGAAGGACGCCTTTGATTCAGCCATCTTGGCCAGCATCCAGCAGACGGACAGTTGCAGCGTCCAGCAGCAGAGGCTGACCCTGAGGAAGAGGACGCCCGATAAGATCAAGAGCCTCTCGGAGACCTGGTGGAAGAAGATCAACTGTCTGATGGGAGAGCGGAGCTGCGACTTCAAGTGA